In one window of Fulvia fulva chromosome 5, complete sequence DNA:
- a CDS encoding Vegetative incompatibility protein HET-E-1: MRLINIFTEELKTFYSAEIPPYGILSHRWGDQEVSLKTYQADQQHGRQRQSKVTDFCTHLRDVTYTQEPVEWAWVDTCFINKESSAELTEFINSMYQWYAYATLCVVHLADVTIVPCARKCKRRCQSCRLSNQQFADSRWFRRGWTLQELIAPRKLKFVSADWQDLGLKQGPWSHRVQPFLNRITAITCIPSKF; encoded by the coding sequence ATGCGTCTCATCAATATCTTCACGGAGGAATTGAAGACATTCTATAGTGCCGAAATACCACCATATGGCATACTTTCTCATCGCTGGGGCGATCAAGAAGTGTCATTGAAGACATATCAGGCAGACCAGCAGCATGGACGTCAACGACAATCCAAGGTCACGGATTTTTGCACTCATCTCCGCGATGTGACCTACACACAGGAGCCAGTCGAGTGGGCGTGGGTCGACACGTGTTTCATCAACAAGGAGAGCAGCGCAGAACTGACCGAATTTATCAACTCAATGTACCAGTGGTACGCCTATGCGACGCTCTGTGTGGTGCACTTGGCAGACGTGACCATCGTGCCATGCGCGCGGAAATGCAAGCGTCGCTGCCAGTCGTGTCGTCTTTCGAATCAGCAGTTTGCAGACTCGCGCTGGTTTCGTCGTGGCTGGACGTTACAGGAGCTGATAGCACCGCGCAAGTTGAAGTTTGTTTCTGCAGACTGGCAGGATCTGGGACTGAAGCAAGGCCCGTGGTCTCATAGGGTCCAGCCGTTCCTCAACAGAATCACAGCCATTACATGCATCCCAAGCAAGTTCTAA